A region from the Lysobacter antibioticus genome encodes:
- the lpxD gene encoding UDP-3-O-(3-hydroxymyristoyl)glucosamine N-acyltransferase → MDTSLTGTSRYTAQVLAERYALGLHGDGAVEVGGVGTLAKAGPDQLAFLANPKYRAQLAASQAGIVVMREDDATGYAGTALIARDPYSAFAKISALFEPRPLREPGIHVSAAVDASAEVSADAHIGPFVSIGARSRVEAGAIVGPGCVIGDDCVVGAGSELVARVTLVTRVRLGRRVLIHPGAVLGADGFGLAMEAGRWLKVPQLGGVSIGDDCEIGANTTIDRGAIEDTVLEEDVRLDNQIQIGHNVHIGAHSAMAGCSAAAGSARIGRYCLIGGGAGVLGHLEVCDKVVITAMSLVTSSIREPGEYSSGTPLMDNRSWRKNAARFKQLDAIARRTPRGREDD, encoded by the coding sequence GTGGACACCAGCCTTACCGGCACCAGCCGCTACACCGCCCAGGTGCTGGCCGAGCGTTATGCGCTCGGCCTGCACGGCGACGGCGCCGTCGAAGTCGGCGGCGTCGGCACCCTGGCCAAGGCCGGCCCGGACCAGCTCGCCTTTCTCGCCAACCCCAAGTACCGCGCGCAACTGGCGGCCAGCCAGGCCGGCATCGTGGTCATGCGCGAGGACGATGCGACCGGTTACGCCGGCACCGCGCTGATCGCGCGCGATCCCTACTCCGCCTTCGCCAAGATCTCGGCCCTGTTCGAGCCGCGCCCGCTGCGCGAGCCCGGCATCCACGTCTCCGCGGCGGTCGATGCCAGCGCCGAGGTCTCGGCCGACGCCCACATCGGCCCCTTCGTCAGCATCGGCGCGCGCAGCCGCGTCGAGGCTGGGGCGATCGTCGGCCCGGGCTGCGTGATCGGCGACGACTGCGTGGTCGGCGCCGGCAGCGAACTGGTCGCACGCGTGACCCTGGTGACCCGCGTGCGCCTCGGCCGACGCGTGCTGATCCATCCCGGCGCGGTGCTCGGTGCCGACGGCTTCGGCCTGGCGATGGAAGCCGGGCGCTGGCTCAAGGTGCCGCAGCTCGGCGGCGTGTCGATCGGCGACGACTGCGAGATCGGCGCCAACACCACCATCGACCGCGGCGCCATCGAAGACACCGTGCTCGAGGAAGACGTACGCCTCGACAACCAGATCCAGATCGGCCACAACGTGCATATCGGCGCCCACAGCGCGATGGCCGGCTGCTCGGCCGCGGCCGGCAGCGCCAGGATCGGCCGCTACTGCCTGATCGGCGGCGGCGCCGGCGTGCTCGGCCACCTGGAGGTCTGCGACAAGGTCGTGATCACCGCGATGAGCCTGGTCACCAGCTCGATCCGCGAACCCGGCGAGTACTCCTCGGGGACGCCGCTGATGGACAACCGCAGCTGGCGCAAGAACGCCGCGCGCTTCAAGC
- the rseP gene encoding RIP metalloprotease RseP yields MSEVLGSLWWLIISLGVLVTIHEFGHFWVARRCGVKVLRFSIGFGKPLWLRKGRDGTEYVIARIPLGGYVKMLDEREYEISEALAPQAFNRKPVWQRIAIVVAGPAANLILCVMLLWGMFVIGRPDFAPVVGNATGIAAEAGLRRGDTVLQIGDRQTPTWSEVHMALIPYALDHQDVAVRVRAENGAPATRELRLSRLPAKFDERRSIEVIGLSGRHELRPPVIGRIVPDSPAWGVLAEGDRVTALDGDPVGDWEDMAAAVTRLGKRGGSAMIEVARNGDRLALEIAPARMKKPDGEEYWGLGLTSAATAPPKRDAVLRYGPLDAVPAAVREGVHQTEQLFSMIGRAFTGRVSIQNTVAGPVTIGRAANAYASNGPAWYLQLLAMLSLSLGILNLLPIPILDGGHLLYYLIELVKGSPVSERVMAAGHFVGLALIASLMGLAFYNDILNNLVR; encoded by the coding sequence ATGAGTGAAGTCCTGGGTTCGTTGTGGTGGCTGATCATCAGCCTCGGCGTGCTGGTCACGATCCATGAATTCGGCCATTTCTGGGTCGCGCGGCGCTGCGGCGTCAAGGTGCTGCGCTTCTCGATCGGCTTCGGCAAGCCGCTGTGGCTGCGCAAGGGCCGCGACGGCACCGAGTACGTCATCGCGCGCATCCCGCTCGGCGGCTACGTCAAGATGCTCGACGAGCGCGAATACGAGATCAGCGAAGCGCTCGCCCCGCAGGCCTTCAACCGCAAACCGGTATGGCAGCGCATCGCCATCGTCGTGGCCGGCCCGGCCGCCAACCTGATCCTGTGCGTGATGCTGCTGTGGGGCATGTTCGTGATCGGACGCCCCGACTTCGCCCCGGTGGTCGGCAACGCCACCGGCATCGCCGCCGAAGCCGGCCTGCGCCGCGGCGACACCGTGCTGCAGATCGGCGACCGGCAGACGCCGACCTGGAGCGAAGTGCATATGGCGCTGATCCCCTATGCGCTCGACCACCAGGACGTGGCGGTGCGGGTGCGTGCGGAGAACGGCGCCCCGGCCACCCGCGAACTGCGTCTGTCGCGCCTGCCGGCCAAGTTCGACGAACGCCGCTCGATCGAAGTCATCGGCCTGAGCGGACGCCACGAGCTGCGCCCACCGGTGATCGGCCGGATCGTGCCCGATTCCCCGGCCTGGGGCGTGCTCGCCGAGGGCGACCGCGTCACCGCGCTCGACGGCGACCCGGTCGGCGACTGGGAAGACATGGCCGCGGCGGTGACCCGCCTCGGCAAGCGCGGCGGCAGCGCCATGATCGAAGTGGCCCGCAACGGCGACCGCCTCGCCCTGGAGATCGCCCCGGCCCGCATGAAGAAGCCCGACGGCGAGGAATACTGGGGCCTGGGCCTGACCTCGGCCGCGACCGCGCCGCCCAAGCGCGACGCGGTGCTGCGCTACGGCCCGCTCGACGCGGTGCCCGCGGCGGTGCGCGAAGGCGTGCACCAGACCGAGCAATTGTTCTCGATGATTGGGCGCGCGTTCACCGGCCGGGTCTCGATCCAGAACACCGTGGCCGGCCCGGTAACCATCGGCCGCGCCGCCAACGCCTACGCCAGCAACGGTCCGGCCTGGTACCTGCAGTTGCTGGCGATGCTGTCGCTGAGCCTGGGGATCCTGAACCTGCTGCCGATCCCGATCTTGGACGGCGGACACCTGCTGTATTACCTTATCGAGCTGGTCAAAGGCAGTCCGGTCAGCGAGCGCGTCATGGCGGCCGGGCATTTCGTGGGCCTGGCGTTGATCGCGAGCCTCATGGGCCTGGCGTTCTACAACGACATCTTGAACAACCTGGTGCGCTGA
- the bamA gene encoding outer membrane protein assembly factor BamA, whose protein sequence is MTRTPNRRLLALALATAMTSAPVIPALAQSADPFALGGSTPNTPAPGSFTVSDIRIDGLQRISAGTVFTYLPVERGDTMDSAKAGDAIRALYKTGFFEDVHLDRQGNILVVTVTERPAINKLTLTGNKDIKSEDLLKGLKEIGLAEGETFDRLALDKVTQDLSRQYNNRGKYNVEITPTVARLDRNRVDLTITVKEGKAAKIRHINLVGNDKFEQKDILDGWESREHNWLSWYRRDDQYSREKLSGDLEKLNSYYLDRGYVDFSIDSTQVAISPDRQDMFLTAGLTEGDQYKVSSVQVTGDTILPKEQVEKLVIVKPEQIFSRRLLEVSSEAITASLGNVGYAFAQVNPIPDVNRENKTVGINMQVVPGPRVNVRRVIFQGNTRTGDEVLRREMRQFEGAWYSQAAIDRSKIRLQGLGYFENVDVESKPVPGTNDQVDVVYNLKETTSGSFVFGLGYSQLGKLTTQVQLSQNNFLGSGNRVSVQAQRSYYQERYDFSYTNPYFTDDGVSLGYNVSWRELDYSDFNTAQYSTTSGIGQVVLGIPLTETDSITGMLGIDSNEILIGRTVTPPSIVDYLDALGRRTFHAWRAQVGWGRNSLNHALTPTAGTQQRVWIEATLPGSTVEYYKINYNFSKFWPLSRHLVLNTRTELGYGDSYGKDVSRLIDRDGPGGNPPETITATGLPFFENFYAGGVRSVRGFTDNTLGPRQSSLSGGSYAQPLGGAFKTTGSLEMYFPTLLDTPAARISAFLDFGSVYKSYDDFDAGELRASAGIAMMWRSPMGPISISYAFPFKKQGPTYSADGKTQLDRGDELERLQFTFGGTF, encoded by the coding sequence ATGACGCGAACTCCTAATCGCCGCCTGCTCGCCCTCGCCCTTGCCACGGCAATGACCTCGGCCCCGGTGATTCCCGCGTTGGCGCAGTCGGCCGATCCGTTCGCCCTCGGCGGCAGCACGCCGAACACCCCGGCGCCGGGTTCGTTCACCGTCAGCGACATCCGTATCGACGGCCTGCAGCGCATCTCCGCCGGTACCGTCTTCACCTACCTGCCGGTCGAGCGCGGCGACACGATGGACTCGGCCAAGGCCGGCGACGCCATCCGCGCCCTGTACAAGACCGGCTTCTTCGAGGACGTGCACCTGGACCGCCAGGGCAACATCCTCGTGGTCACCGTGACCGAGCGTCCGGCGATCAACAAGCTGACCCTGACCGGCAACAAGGACATCAAGAGCGAAGACCTGCTCAAGGGCCTGAAGGAAATCGGCCTGGCCGAAGGCGAGACCTTCGACCGCCTCGCCCTCGACAAGGTCACCCAGGATCTCAGCCGCCAGTACAACAACCGCGGCAAATACAACGTCGAGATCACTCCGACGGTGGCGCGCCTGGACCGCAACCGCGTCGACCTGACGATCACCGTCAAGGAAGGCAAGGCCGCGAAGATCCGCCACATCAACCTGGTCGGCAACGACAAGTTCGAGCAGAAGGACATCCTCGACGGCTGGGAATCGCGCGAACACAACTGGCTCAGCTGGTACCGCCGCGACGACCAGTACTCGCGCGAGAAGCTGTCGGGCGATCTGGAAAAGCTCAACTCCTACTACCTCGACCGCGGCTACGTCGATTTCAGCATCGACTCGACCCAGGTCGCGATCAGCCCGGACCGCCAGGACATGTTCCTGACCGCCGGCCTCACCGAGGGCGACCAGTACAAGGTCTCCAGCGTGCAGGTCACCGGCGACACGATCCTGCCGAAGGAGCAGGTCGAGAAGCTGGTCATCGTCAAGCCCGAGCAGATCTTCTCGCGCCGCCTGCTCGAGGTGAGCTCGGAAGCGATCACCGCCTCGCTCGGCAACGTCGGCTACGCCTTCGCCCAGGTCAATCCGATCCCGGACGTCAACCGCGAAAACAAGACCGTCGGCATCAACATGCAGGTGGTGCCGGGCCCGCGCGTCAACGTGCGCCGGGTGATCTTCCAGGGCAACACCCGCACCGGCGACGAAGTGTTGCGCCGCGAAATGCGCCAGTTCGAAGGCGCGTGGTATTCGCAGGCCGCGATCGACCGTTCCAAGATCCGTCTGCAGGGCCTGGGTTATTTCGAGAACGTCGATGTCGAGAGCAAGCCGGTGCCGGGCACCAACGACCAGGTCGACGTGGTCTACAACCTCAAGGAAACCACCTCGGGCAGCTTCGTGTTCGGCCTGGGCTATTCCCAGCTCGGCAAGCTGACCACCCAGGTGCAGCTGTCGCAGAACAACTTCCTCGGCAGCGGCAACCGCGTGTCGGTGCAGGCGCAGCGCAGCTATTACCAAGAGCGCTACGACTTCTCCTACACCAACCCCTATTTCACCGACGACGGCGTCTCGCTGGGTTACAACGTGTCCTGGCGCGAGTTGGATTACTCCGACTTCAACACCGCGCAGTACTCGACCACCAGCGGCATCGGCCAGGTCGTGCTCGGCATTCCGCTGACCGAGACCGACTCGATCACCGGCATGCTCGGCATCGACAGCAACGAGATCCTGATCGGCCGCACGGTCACGCCGCCGAGCATCGTCGACTACCTCGACGCACTCGGCCGCCGCACCTTCCACGCCTGGCGCGCCCAGGTCGGCTGGGGCCGCAACAGCCTCAACCATGCGCTGACGCCGACCGCCGGCACCCAGCAGCGCGTGTGGATCGAAGCGACCCTGCCGGGCTCGACGGTCGAGTACTACAAGATCAACTACAACTTCTCCAAGTTCTGGCCGCTGTCGCGCCACCTGGTGCTCAACACCCGCACCGAACTGGGCTACGGCGACAGCTACGGCAAGGACGTCAGCCGGCTCATCGACCGCGACGGTCCGGGCGGCAATCCGCCGGAAACCATCACCGCGACTGGCCTGCCGTTCTTCGAGAACTTCTACGCCGGCGGCGTGCGCTCGGTGCGCGGCTTCACCGACAACACCCTCGGCCCGCGCCAGTCCTCGCTCTCCGGCGGCAGCTACGCCCAGCCGCTCGGCGGCGCGTTCAAGACCACCGGTTCGCTGGAAATGTATTTCCCGACCCTGCTCGACACCCCGGCGGCGCGCATCTCGGCCTTCCTCGACTTCGGCAGCGTCTACAAGAGCTACGACGACTTCGACGCCGGCGAACTGCGCGCATCGGCCGGTATCGCGATGATGTGGCGCTCGCCGATGGGCCCGATCTCGATCAGCTACGCCTTCCCGTTCAAGAAGCAGGGTCCGACCTACAGCGCCGACGGCAAGACCCAGCTCGACCGCGGCGACGAACTGGAACGCCTGCAGTTCACCTTCGGCGGTACGTTCTGA